Proteins encoded in a region of the Flavobacterium sp. PMTSA4 genome:
- a CDS encoding S8 family serine peptidase, translated as MKKILIVFLLLTFINTFSQEDAWVYFNDKPNAQSFLDNPLTMLTQRALDRRQNQGISLNVNDAPVHQPYIDQISASPGITVKAQSKWLNCVHVRGELSDIQNLINLYFVNHIRYANSSLNNRNSIQNPFQPINKQLDVQSNFNYGNSTNQVQMLNGQILHQQNYTGQGKIIAVLDSGFINVNSTSPFQRLFDNNLILGGYNYVSQNNDVYSLHNHGTMTLSCMGGFVDGQLVGTAPDASYYLFVTEDVSSENPVEESYWVQASEEADRLGADVISTSLGYFGYDNPNYSYIYENMTGNYAFASQGANIAFSKGMIVVASAGNSGATSNPHIGVPAEATNVLAVGAVKNDETYAAFSSIGPSFDGRVKPDVMAQGQQSTIANTAGEVSSASGTSFACPIMAGAITSFWSAIPWATNQQVINFVKQSADRFSIPTDQFGYGIPDFQLALNMALLNVDENAEVSFVIYPNPTSNNISIMFPISIDEIKVVFYNTLGQKVIEKMIRKESSNISLENLSNGIYYYTIQSESLLQSGKLIKK; from the coding sequence ATGAAAAAAATTCTAATTGTATTTTTACTCTTAACATTTATAAATACGTTTTCTCAAGAAGATGCATGGGTTTATTTTAATGATAAACCGAATGCTCAATCTTTTTTAGATAATCCTTTGACTATGTTAACTCAAAGAGCATTGGATAGAAGGCAAAATCAAGGAATTTCTTTAAATGTAAATGACGCACCTGTTCATCAACCTTATATTGACCAAATTTCTGCATCTCCTGGAATAACGGTAAAAGCACAATCAAAATGGTTGAATTGTGTTCATGTTCGTGGTGAACTTTCAGATATTCAAAATTTAATAAATTTATATTTTGTAAATCATATTAGGTATGCAAATTCATCTCTAAATAATAGAAATTCAATTCAAAATCCATTTCAGCCTATAAATAAACAACTTGATGTACAATCGAATTTCAATTATGGAAATTCTACCAATCAAGTTCAAATGCTAAATGGACAAATTTTGCATCAACAAAATTATACAGGACAAGGTAAAATTATAGCTGTTCTGGATTCAGGATTTATTAATGTAAATTCTACTTCTCCATTTCAAAGATTATTTGACAACAATTTGATTCTTGGAGGTTACAATTATGTTTCACAAAACAATGATGTTTACTCGCTTCACAATCACGGTACAATGACTTTATCATGTATGGGTGGATTTGTTGATGGGCAATTGGTTGGTACTGCACCTGATGCTAGTTATTATCTTTTTGTTACAGAGGATGTTTCTTCTGAAAATCCTGTTGAAGAAAGCTATTGGGTTCAAGCATCTGAAGAAGCCGATAGGTTAGGAGCAGATGTTATTTCAACTTCATTAGGTTATTTTGGATATGATAATCCAAATTACAGTTACATTTATGAAAACATGACAGGAAATTACGCTTTTGCCTCTCAAGGTGCCAATATTGCTTTTAGTAAAGGAATGATAGTTGTTGCTAGCGCAGGAAATTCTGGAGCAACGAGTAATCCACACATTGGAGTTCCAGCAGAGGCAACAAATGTTTTAGCCGTTGGTGCTGTGAAAAATGACGAAACCTATGCCGCTTTTAGTTCCATCGGACCAAGTTTTGACGGTAGAGTAAAACCTGATGTTATGGCACAAGGTCAGCAATCAACAATTGCAAATACTGCAGGAGAAGTTTCTTCGGCTAGTGGTACATCATTTGCATGTCCAATTATGGCTGGAGCAATAACAAGTTTTTGGAGTGCAATTCCTTGGGCTACTAATCAACAAGTTATTAATTTTGTGAAACAATCTGCCGATAGATTTTCAATACCTACTGATCAGTTTGGTTATGGAATACCAGATTTTCAATTGGCATTAAATATGGCACTATTGAATGTTGATGAAAATGCTGAGGTAAGTTTTGTAATCTATCCAAATCCTACCAGTAATAATATTTCAATCATGTTTCCAATTAGCATTGATGAAATTAAAGTTGTTTTTTATAATACATTGGGACAAAAAGTTATTGAAAAAATGATAAGAAAAGAATCTTCAAATATTTCCTTAGAAAATTTATCAAACGGTATTTATTATTATACAATACAATCTGAATCTTTACTACAATCAGGAAAATTAATAAAAAAATAA
- a CDS encoding NAD(P)H-dependent flavin oxidoreductase yields the protein MNRITQLFNIKYPIIQGGMIWNSGYKLASAVSNAGGLGLIGAGSMYPNVLREHIQKCKKATDKPFGVNVPMLYPNIEEIIQIIIEENVKIVFTSAGNPKTFTSFLKEHGIIVVHVVSSSKFALKAQEAGVDAVVAEGFEAGGHNGREETTTLTLIPMVKEKIQIPLIAAGGIATGRGMLAAMILGADGVQMGSRFAASIESSAHDDFKKTIINTGEGDTQLTLKELAPVRLIKNKFYNDVQELYKSCPSKEDLETLLGKRRAKRGMFEGDLEEGELEIGQIAGIINDISSVKNIISSIIIEFEKAKLDFIDYKF from the coding sequence ATGAATAGAATTACACAACTTTTCAATATAAAATATCCTATAATTCAAGGAGGGATGATATGGAATAGTGGATATAAATTAGCAAGTGCGGTTAGTAATGCTGGAGGATTAGGTTTAATAGGCGCAGGCTCAATGTATCCTAATGTTTTAAGAGAACATATTCAAAAATGTAAAAAAGCTACAGATAAACCTTTTGGGGTTAATGTTCCGATGTTGTATCCTAATATCGAAGAAATTATTCAAATTATCATTGAGGAGAATGTAAAAATTGTTTTTACATCTGCTGGAAATCCCAAGACATTCACAAGCTTCTTAAAAGAACATGGAATTATTGTTGTTCATGTTGTAAGCAGCTCAAAATTTGCATTAAAGGCACAAGAAGCTGGAGTTGATGCAGTGGTAGCCGAAGGATTTGAAGCTGGAGGACATAATGGTAGAGAAGAAACTACAACATTGACCTTGATTCCTATGGTTAAAGAAAAAATTCAGATTCCTTTAATTGCAGCTGGCGGAATTGCTACCGGTCGTGGAATGTTGGCTGCAATGATTCTTGGTGCTGATGGTGTTCAAATGGGAAGTCGATTTGCGGCATCAATTGAAAGTTCAGCTCACGATGATTTTAAAAAAACAATTATTAATACAGGCGAAGGTGATACACAACTAACTTTAAAAGAATTAGCGCCGGTTCGATTGATTAAAAATAAATTCTATAATGATGTTCAAGAATTATATAAATCTTGTCCATCTAAAGAAGATTTGGAAACTTTATTAGGAAAGCGAAGAGCAAAAAGAGGAATGTTTGAAGGCGATTTAGAAGAAGGTGAACTCGAGATAGGTCAAATTGCAGGAATAATCAATGATATTTCTTCTGTTAAAAATATAATTAGTTCAATTATTATCGAATTTGAGAAGGCAAAATTGGATTTTATTGATTATAAATTTTAA
- the yidC gene encoding membrane protein insertase YidC, with translation MEQKSKFDLNSLIGFALIFVIILWMMMNNKTSEEKQQEDKAKQEQVDKEKKTVPAETIVETLKDTTVADTAKVEKLKTVLGSFAYSATLPSAKDEVTTIENEFLVLKVANKGGYVSEVTLKNYKRFDKNSNELVSLIKNNNSSFNLELKTNDNRILNSKDLYFEPTLTKNADSQILSMKLKAGPNEFLEYKYVLNNKNYMLDFEIQTQGLAKVLNTSKASNLEWDLKTYRNEKSISYENRYAELYFEHKDGKVDYAGLGSQEDENLENATFIAYKQHFFSSILLSDKPIEGASVHSTNLVKDEKIDTIFTKQFKSILPLAYKNGELDYKMNWYFGPTDYKILNSYDRNIEDIVQLGWGIFGWINKFIFVPLFGFLSNFMSLGIAIIIFTILIKLAMSPITFKSFLSQAKMKVLRPEISEIGEKFKKDPMKKQQETMKLYNTAGVNPMAGCIPALIQIPFVYASFQFFPSAIQLRQQSFLWADDLSSFDQIFKLPFRIPLYGDHVSLFPILAAIAIFFYMKMTSGDQAMAQPQQEGMPDMGKIMKVMIYISPLMMLIFFNSYGSGLSLYNFISNLITIGIMLVIKKYFIDSDKIHAQIQENKTKPKKESKFQKKMREMMEQAEAQKQLNKKK, from the coding sequence ATGGAACAAAAAAGTAAGTTTGATTTAAATTCATTAATTGGTTTTGCTCTAATATTTGTAATTATCCTTTGGATGATGATGAATAACAAAACTTCTGAAGAAAAACAACAAGAAGACAAAGCAAAGCAAGAACAAGTTGATAAAGAAAAGAAAACAGTTCCAGCTGAGACAATCGTTGAAACTTTAAAAGATACTACAGTTGCTGACACTGCAAAAGTTGAAAAACTTAAAACCGTTTTAGGAAGTTTTGCATATTCGGCTACTTTGCCGTCTGCTAAGGATGAAGTTACTACTATCGAAAATGAATTTTTAGTTTTAAAAGTTGCTAATAAAGGTGGTTATGTAAGCGAAGTTACTCTTAAAAACTACAAACGATTTGACAAAAATTCTAACGAATTAGTATCATTAATAAAAAATAACAATTCAAGTTTTAACTTAGAATTAAAAACAAATGATAACCGAATTTTAAATTCAAAAGATTTATACTTTGAACCAACTTTGACAAAAAATGCTGACAGTCAAATTCTTTCGATGAAATTGAAAGCTGGTCCAAATGAATTTTTAGAGTATAAATACGTGTTGAATAACAAAAACTACATGTTAGATTTTGAAATTCAAACGCAAGGTTTAGCAAAAGTTTTGAATACTTCTAAAGCTTCAAATTTAGAATGGGATTTAAAAACGTATCGTAATGAAAAAAGTATTTCTTATGAAAACAGATATGCGGAATTGTATTTTGAACACAAAGACGGAAAAGTTGATTATGCTGGTTTAGGTTCACAGGAAGATGAAAATTTAGAAAACGCTACATTTATTGCTTACAAACAACATTTCTTTTCTTCAATATTATTGTCTGATAAACCGATAGAAGGAGCAAGCGTTCATTCAACCAACTTGGTTAAAGATGAAAAAATTGACACCATTTTTACAAAACAATTTAAATCTATTTTACCATTAGCCTATAAAAATGGAGAGTTAGATTATAAAATGAATTGGTATTTTGGACCAACTGATTACAAAATATTAAATTCATACGACCGAAATATTGAAGATATTGTTCAGTTAGGTTGGGGAATTTTTGGATGGATTAACAAATTCATTTTCGTTCCATTATTTGGGTTTTTAAGTAATTTCATGTCATTGGGAATAGCAATTATAATCTTTACGATTCTAATAAAATTAGCTATGTCGCCAATTACATTTAAGTCGTTTTTGTCGCAAGCAAAGATGAAAGTTTTGCGTCCTGAAATTTCTGAAATTGGTGAAAAATTCAAAAAAGATCCAATGAAAAAACAACAGGAAACAATGAAGTTATATAATACAGCAGGTGTAAATCCTATGGCTGGTTGTATTCCAGCATTGATTCAGATTCCTTTTGTTTATGCATCGTTCCAGTTTTTCCCATCGGCAATCCAGTTGCGTCAACAAAGTTTCCTTTGGGCTGATGATTTGTCTTCATTTGACCAAATTTTCAAGCTGCCATTCAGAATTCCACTTTATGGAGATCACGTTAGTTTGTTCCCAATTTTAGCTGCAATTGCTATTTTCTTTTACATGAAAATGACTTCTGGTGATCAAGCTATGGCACAACCACAACAAGAAGGAATGCCTGATATGGGTAAAATTATGAAAGTGATGATTTATATTTCTCCTTTAATGATGTTGATTTTCTTTAATAGTTATGGTTCAGGTTTGAGTTTATATAACTTTATTTCTAACTTAATTACTATTGGTATTATGTTAGTAATCAAGAAATATTTTATTGATAGCGACAAAATTCATGCTCAAATTCAAGAAAATAAAACAAAGCCTAAAAAAGAAAGTAAGTTCCAAAAGAAAATGCGTGAAATGATGGAACAAGCTGAAGCTCAAAAACAGTTGAATAAGAAAAAATAA
- the mnmA gene encoding tRNA 2-thiouridine(34) synthase MnmA: protein MKRVVVGLSGGVDSSVAAYLLKEQGYEVIGLFMKNWHDDSVTISNECPWLEDSNDALLVAEKLGIPFQTVDLSEQYKERIVDYMFNEYEQGRTPNPDVLCNREIKFDVFMKIALSLGADFVATGHYCRKGTIEKDGKEIYQLLAGIDGNKDQSYFLCQLSQEQLSKALFPIGELTKPEVREIAAKLDLVTAEKRDSQGLCFIGKVRLPEFLQQQLQPKEGLIYEIGAKSEIYNTSIPEFNSLEEQLFFESTSLKYTPENGKVVGKHQGAHYFTIGQRKGLNVGGTKEALFIIATDVKNNAIYTGQGHNHPGLFKKTLKVQPSEIHWIREDLKLKNGESMQVKARIRYRQELQNATLYQFESGLYVQFDEPQSAITEGQFVAWNIDDELVGSGVIS, encoded by the coding sequence ATGAAACGAGTTGTTGTTGGACTTTCAGGTGGTGTAGATTCAAGTGTTGCTGCTTATTTATTAAAAGAACAAGGCTATGAAGTTATTGGTCTTTTTATGAAAAATTGGCACGATGATTCGGTTACTATTTCAAATGAATGTCCATGGTTAGAAGACAGCAACGATGCACTTTTAGTTGCAGAAAAACTTGGAATTCCATTTCAAACGGTTGATTTAAGCGAACAATACAAAGAAAGAATCGTTGACTATATGTTCAACGAATACGAACAAGGAAGAACCCCAAATCCTGATGTATTGTGTAATCGCGAAATCAAGTTTGATGTTTTTATGAAAATTGCACTAAGTCTTGGTGCTGATTTTGTTGCTACTGGACATTACTGCAGAAAAGGAACAATTGAAAAAGATGGGAAAGAAATCTATCAATTACTTGCAGGAATCGATGGAAACAAAGACCAATCTTATTTTCTTTGTCAATTATCTCAAGAACAATTATCTAAAGCATTATTCCCAATAGGTGAATTAACAAAACCTGAAGTTAGAGAAATAGCTGCAAAATTAGATTTGGTAACTGCTGAGAAAAGAGATTCACAAGGATTATGTTTTATTGGAAAAGTTCGTTTGCCTGAATTTTTACAACAACAATTGCAGCCTAAAGAAGGTTTGATTTATGAAATCGGTGCAAAAAGTGAAATTTATAACACATCAATCCCTGAATTCAATTCATTAGAAGAACAACTTTTTTTTGAATCAACTTCATTAAAATATACTCCAGAAAATGGTAAAGTTGTCGGGAAACATCAAGGTGCACATTATTTTACAATTGGTCAGCGAAAAGGATTGAATGTAGGTGGAACCAAAGAAGCATTATTTATTATTGCAACTGATGTAAAAAACAATGCAATTTATACTGGTCAAGGACATAATCATCCGGGATTATTTAAAAAAACTTTGAAAGTTCAACCATCAGAAATCCATTGGATAAGAGAAGATTTGAAATTGAAAAATGGAGAATCAATGCAAGTAAAAGCTAGAATTCGTTATAGACAAGAATTGCAGAATGCTACTTTATACCAATTTGAAAGTGGATTATATGTTCAGTTTGATGAACCACAATCTGCAATTACTGAAGGACAATTTGTTGCTTGGAATATTGATGACGAATTAGTTGGTTCGGGAGTAATTTCGTAA
- the proC gene encoding pyrroline-5-carboxylate reductase → MKVAIIGFGNMGKTYANSFISSRFIKTSDIYAFVKENNEVSNLGLIPVENYISSASAILHDFDIVILSVKPQDFSTVAKQIKPFLKESQLILSVMAGVTIDTISNELNCSKIVRSMPNIPTQIGQGMTVFTASSTVDRKELFIIQNLINTTGKSVYVEDESLINAATAISGSGPAYVFYFMQSMINAAVELGFNESEAELLVNQTFRGSVSIQNSANLSNNDWIKKVTSKGGTTESALSVFEKNNLEKTIIEGILAANKRAIELGS, encoded by the coding sequence ATGAAAGTAGCCATCATTGGATTTGGAAATATGGGTAAAACCTATGCTAATAGTTTTATTAGTTCGAGGTTTATTAAAACTTCTGATATTTATGCATTTGTTAAAGAAAACAATGAAGTTTCAAATCTTGGATTGATTCCTGTTGAGAATTATATTTCATCAGCTTCCGCAATTTTGCATGATTTTGATATAGTTATTCTTTCTGTGAAGCCACAAGATTTTTCAACTGTTGCAAAACAAATCAAACCGTTTCTTAAAGAATCCCAATTGATATTATCGGTTATGGCTGGTGTTACAATTGATACTATTTCCAATGAATTAAATTGTTCAAAAATTGTTCGTTCTATGCCAAATATTCCAACTCAAATCGGACAAGGAATGACAGTTTTTACAGCTTCTTCAACGGTAGATAGAAAAGAGTTGTTTATCATTCAAAATCTAATTAATACTACTGGAAAATCGGTTTATGTTGAAGATGAAAGCCTTATTAATGCTGCAACTGCTATTTCTGGTTCTGGTCCAGCATATGTGTTTTATTTTATGCAAAGCATGATAAATGCAGCTGTTGAACTTGGGTTTAATGAATCAGAAGCCGAATTGTTAGTTAATCAAACTTTTAGAGGTTCAGTATCAATCCAGAATAGTGCTAATTTATCAAACAATGATTGGATTAAAAAAGTTACTTCAAAAGGAGGAACAACCGAAAGTGCTTTATCTGTTTTCGAAAAAAATAATTTGGAGAAAACAATTATCGAAGGAATTTTAGCGGCTAATAAACGAGCTATTGAATTAGGTTCATAA
- a CDS encoding toxin-antitoxin system YwqK family antitoxin, with protein sequence MRYLLLLLLCNLTFGQEINKLDENGKKHGLWKGVHEESKRPRYEGTFEHGKEVGMFKFFDDTKAGTVIATREFNPKDNSCYTIFYNQKKNKVSEGKVVNKQFEGEWKYYHEDLPLIMTLEFYSNGKLNGVRKVFYKSGELAEETNYKDGIKDGVSKIYLENGVVVEESIYKNGEYDGKAIFRTSDNQIASEGVFKNGKKVGIWKVLEKGKLKDVNMNKQGKKFQKRVKPLEQQ encoded by the coding sequence ATGCGCTACTTATTATTACTATTGTTATGTAATCTAACTTTTGGTCAAGAAATAAATAAACTTGATGAAAACGGAAAAAAACATGGTTTGTGGAAAGGTGTTCATGAAGAATCAAAAAGACCTCGATATGAAGGAACATTTGAACACGGAAAAGAAGTTGGGATGTTTAAGTTCTTTGATGATACTAAAGCAGGAACTGTTATTGCAACTAGAGAATTCAACCCAAAAGACAATTCGTGTTATACAATTTTTTACAATCAAAAGAAAAATAAAGTTAGCGAAGGAAAAGTTGTTAATAAGCAATTTGAAGGCGAATGGAAATATTATCACGAAGATTTGCCATTAATTATGACTTTAGAATTTTACAGTAATGGTAAATTGAATGGAGTTAGAAAAGTTTTTTATAAAAGTGGAGAACTTGCTGAAGAAACTAATTATAAAGATGGAATTAAAGATGGTGTATCTAAAATTTATTTAGAAAATGGAGTAGTGGTTGAAGAATCAATATATAAGAATGGTGAATATGATGGAAAAGCTATTTTTAGAACTTCGGATAATCAGATTGCTTCGGAAGGAGTTTTTAAGAATGGAAAAAAAGTTGGCATTTGGAAAGTACTTGAAAAAGGTAAATTGAAAGATGTTAATATGAACAAACAAGGCAAGAAATTCCAAAAAAGAGTTAAACCATTAGAACAACAATAA
- a CDS encoding fasciclin domain-containing protein gives MKNLIKSLMIFAIAISMTSCSDDDNNNQPQTIAQIASSNANLSILVQALQRANLVDTFNSAGDFTVFAPTDAAFTAFLATTPYATVNDVPVPILTEILKNHVLAEGFTSSELMTGYYKTLAKGTASSTNTLSMYIDLTSGVKINGGASNGGANVVLTSANILASNGVIHVVDNVIGLPTVVNHAIANPNFTSLVGALTGAGQPDFPTILSGTGPFTVFAPTNAAFTSLDAELQPGGIAGVPAATLTTVLQYHVVSGNVLSSSLTDNMVVTPLAGGDFTIGLTGGAKITDGNNRVSNIIATDVQASNGVIHVLDKVLLP, from the coding sequence ATGAAAAATCTAATCAAATCTCTAATGATATTTGCTATCGCAATATCAATGACATCATGTAGTGATGATGACAACAACAATCAACCTCAAACAATTGCACAAATTGCTTCAAGCAATGCTAATTTGAGTATTTTGGTTCAAGCATTACAAAGAGCTAATTTAGTAGACACATTCAACTCAGCCGGTGATTTTACTGTTTTTGCTCCTACTGATGCTGCCTTCACAGCATTTCTTGCAACTACACCTTATGCAACTGTAAACGATGTACCTGTTCCAATTTTAACAGAAATATTAAAAAATCATGTTTTAGCTGAAGGTTTTACAAGTTCAGAATTAATGACTGGTTATTACAAAACACTTGCAAAAGGAACTGCATCTTCAACAAATACATTAAGTATGTATATTGATTTAACTTCAGGCGTTAAAATTAATGGTGGTGCATCAAATGGCGGTGCAAATGTAGTTTTAACTAGTGCAAACATTCTTGCATCAAATGGTGTTATTCATGTAGTTGATAACGTAATTGGATTGCCGACAGTTGTAAATCATGCTATTGCAAATCCTAATTTTACTTCACTAGTTGGAGCTTTAACAGGTGCAGGACAACCTGATTTTCCAACTATTTTATCAGGTACGGGACCATTTACAGTATTTGCGCCAACTAATGCTGCATTTACATCATTAGACGCAGAATTACAACCTGGTGGAATTGCTGGTGTTCCTGCTGCTACTTTAACAACCGTTTTACAATATCACGTAGTTTCTGGAAACGTACTTTCATCAAGCTTAACAGACAATATGGTTGTAACTCCATTAGCTGGTGGTGATTTTACAATTGGTTTAACTGGTGGTGCAAAAATTACAGATGGCAACAATAGAGTTAGTAACATTATTGCAACCGATGTTCAAGCTAGTAATGGTGTGATTCATGTTTTAGACAAAGTATTATTACCATAA